The genomic DNA tctaatcgaatCAACTGtataaaaagattcctagatattGCCACATGTTTTTgtcgtcgtttctttgaattttgtttcgtttctcaatttcagaATGCATACTATGCAATCattgactttgaagtgttaataaagtttcttatgcataataactaaggtttttgtgattaacaattttttcatggtgttattattgtttatattaatttgcaAGACaggtagcataaaaaaaaagatgaatgcacaatgcaagataacaatagtgattatataacactagatgaACTAAACGGAAAGCGTTCTTATCGTCGAACGAGagtacgtcttacaagaaagtgggaagcaagaaatttaaaaaaaaaaacaatgagctcattggaataatttttctcattaattagaaaagggattaaggaaaatatacataaacttattaattctaaaaaatgtaaatactcacttctatataaacatagatcgtctcatattattcatctaacaaaataatttattcaaaaatattggtttcaactttgttctattgatcaaacttttttaatgggaagacaaattttccttattttttaaaccaaaatatactcctactttctgttttttcagtttagaatatgtaagattaatatgttgaccaaaaaaaaggaagattaatatatgcatcttctttttctaatactttattttaatatttcttgtagtagctttagattgttttatttaatttttttttatctttgaattatttgatattcatatattaccgtgcttataattttctattatttcacaattatgtcaaattaattttcttctaatttctcaaccttggttggtcatagagcattttttgtgtgcaaacataactgttaccattcgttcaatctcaaaaggagataaataAGAGAAGgttatcaacctaatggttggataaaataggctaatcaaacacaagctacaacaaacatacatatattggaaaaacataaatcgttgttgatagatccataggagcttgaaGACAAAGGCTACAGAATGGTGTAGCAAATAAACTTTcatgaatacattgggaaatttaacattagttactatcaaaagattttgtgacgttggaaaaagGTATTTAGTTTCgttggttgttggagcaagccattttgagatagctaaaaaacGTGAACATGtctctccacataggaggagggcagagccaaggttctctctatggtggagaaggttggacgcaaggttatctccccaagggaggcaGGTGGGAGAaattggacgcaaggttatctccccaaagaaggaaggaggagcgaaggttctctccatagtggaggaggttgaacgcaaggttctctccataagggaggaggacAGAACCGAGATTTTCTCTATtgttagtcatacactattgtgatgtaatttatttttttattcaaaatgttttttgagtcAACAGTTTTAGTTATTAAAGatactatgcaaaagtgaaagtaaagagacctataatagttggcttaatttgtcCATATAGATATTTTATAGGTGAtaggaaataatatatttgtaacatacaatatatgtagatgtaaaaaatacacttttaatggtaacatacataaaagatttgtatatggatataaatcagtgtattatagcaaaataatttttacaaataaagtataatatatttttattaaatttatttacaaaactttaaacccatacatcggacgggtccttatctagtaacTTTATAACCTATAAGACTAtaactattatatagtctaccaagaagaagttgtgtacttccgtaaTATTATAttggagatttttttctttattcatttgAAATTACATAGAATcgagttgaacttttttactCTCGTCTCGTCTTTGgtaatgatttattattttagcaaaactaaaatttcaagtAAAATTTTCTTCCAGAAGTTAGGTTTTCGTGGCTCGATTTGACCTTGCTTGCGTGCTGATTTAAGAATCGATGAGCGAGCTTTCATTGAAAAAATCAGTTAGCAAAAGAACAAGTTGAAAGAACCGAAGCCAAACTAATTACCCATGAAACTACAACAACACATTTTCACTACGTCTTTACTATGTTTTCTCTACTCTTTAGCAATTATAGGAAGACGACTTTACATTCATTCGGTTGAGCGACTTGagacatatataatttgttcgTCGAAACCAAAAATACATAACTAAATCATACATACTTTGTTCAAAAATATGTCCAACTTTGAaaaatcaagtacaaagcttcaaAAGTTAATCGCAGCTTTATAACTCCAAAAATGcatgtttaaaacaaaacacaacaaaacaaaaaaaaaagagagagaagaagatgaagttacTAATTCACAAACCATGGTTTCTCGACGTACGATTTCCCAAGTTGTAAGGAATACTTGAAGGAAAGCAGAGTTAGCCTTTTCGGTATAGTAAGCATCATGCCTAAATTTTTCCAGGATTTTTGAATTCTTCAACAAGTATCATACCATGGCACTGGAATCCATCAATGTCTGACAGAAGTCACTGGAACACATAACTCATTATGCATAGAATCCATCTCACTTCATTATGAGACAACGAAATCTGTGTAAATAATATGGACACATAACTCACTCGCAACAAACACTAACCAAAATTCTACTCGAATTCTCAAAATTTCCAAATGACCTTTCATTGAAATTCAGAAACCAAGTAGCGAAAAAAACAAGATACAAGAACCGAATCCAAACCAACAACCCGAAAACTAGTAGCTAGGACGCATATTCACTTTGTCTTttcataaaataacaaaacctcACAAtgtctctctcctctttttttaACAATCAAAGGAAGACGATTTTAGATTCGGTAGAGCGTCTTGgaattttgagaagtttctgaACGAAGTCATCTTGTCTCTGAATTGCATCACAATGCAAACGTACAGTGAGTCTCTTGAGGATAGCCGAATTTTCTAAGAAGTACTTTACTAGCTTCATTTCTAGAGCATGTCCCAAGACTGGCTCAAGAAATTCAACATACTCAAGGGACGATAGCAAACACGGAGGCGCATGTGAAAAACTTAATTGATTCATCTCCTCGGAGCTCATTTCCTCAAACACATCTTCATAGCATACCTGAGGATAGAAATAGAGGATTAAAACATATGGACTTTTAGCAATGACTCATAGACAATGAAAAGATGCATATTGGGTTAAGAAGATCATCACCAAGTTGAGGGATTTCAATTTTGGGAAGCTCTCAAGAAAGCTTGGTAACCATTTCATATGGGAATAAGAGAGATCAATTTCCAGACGGGACATGTAACCAAACCGAGGCAACAGCTCTAGTTTCGAGTATTCATAGAGGAGctgaaaaaggagagaaaattgAAATGGATCAGAAACTTTAATGATAAAAAGGTTGTACATGTCCAATACCATAATTGACATACAAACCTGGAAAGTTTCTAGTTGTATGAACATATCTTTCACTTTTGAAATCAGGGGGAGAAAACTGCGCAATCTATGTCTCTGCTGTGATGAAATACTTGCTTCATCAGAAACCCCCAAAAGAAAGCAGAGAACTACCTTGACATTGGAATCCATATTGGTTATTATAAAGCTTTCTGGAAGGTTATCATCAATGCTCAAAGAGTGTAGTCGAGGAGCATCGATAACAAACCCCGAACCAGGGGCACGTAGACAAAACATTAGTTCTATACTGAGCTTCTTCAATGACTTAGAGATCACCCGAAAGACGTTTGCATTAGAATCAAAACTTCCTTGTATCTCTAACTCCTCCAGGACAGAGCAGGATGAGACAAGTCTCTCAAAAGTGGACTCATTGGGATATGTAATATGTCCTAAATGCATGATTTTCAGACAAGGTAGGGAAACAAACACGGCATTAGGCAAAGCCACCAGACGAATTTTTAAGGATACCAGTGTCTTACAAATATAAAGGCTTTTGCGGATCATAGAAAGACCACCATCTGGAAGAAAATGAACATGTAGATGTTGGACCTTACGCTTAACAGCAGCATCAATCCATGACGTGAAACGAGAGGCATCATCAACACTATAATTGATTAAAAACGACAGCTTCAGATTTTCTATGGATGAGACCCTGTTGGAATCGAAAAACCTATCACCAAACTTCACAAAGGAACCGAAATCTGGGAATTCTCGGGGATTCAGTTCCAAACAAGTAACCCAAAGCCAGAGAGTTGTCCATCTGGTGGACAATACGCTTGTCTTAACAATGTCCTCTGTaggaagatgagaaagaatCTGACAGATCAAAGGATCTGGTAACTGGCTTATCCTATCTTCCATCAGTCTCTCTCACCAAAGCCTTTGGAACAAGCCTGATTTCGATCCCTCTACCAACCTGCATGCCAAAATTAAAAACGTTAGTTTCAAAAGAGCTTATGATTGACATATTTATTGGGAAACccagtcaaacaaaaaaactaaaaccctaaactcaatcaaacaaaataaaaccctagatttgtAATCTCAGACATATATCTCAAAAGAGAGACGAAATTATAAGGTTTGAAATTACAGACTGATTTGGTAATCAAAATGCTCTTCAGTACAGCTTCAAGTGACGGAGGAAGAAGACCAGTGTGATGgacaaactaagaaaaaaaggaacagTATGAGATGTTGATCGAAAGAAATTCTCAtagttttagattattatataaaaattaacctAACTAATACAACCATATTACCTAGTAGtatgagaagaagaggaagatggaagGACCGAGAAACGAGTTTAATATTCGCCTTTTCGACTCCTTTGACGCAATTTTCAAGAGTGCAAACACCTTGCCGTTTATCTCTCCTTCGTTAAGGTTGATGAAAAGTGAAAACggttttagttaaatttgaataattcGGTTTCGTACAAACTGAACCGATAAAGAAAACATCAGATAAATGGTCCAGTGAGTCATTGACCCCggttaaatattgaaattaattttttctgtAGGCTGACCCCCCTAAACCAGGGATCGAAACTCCCCTTATACAAATTTTGCACATACTAAGTTACTTTaacttcattttctttacaaatcTATAAGCTTCTGAAATATCATACTATTTGATCTAATGGGagtaataaaataatgtaaaatctaTGTTTTGGCAAAAAACAATATGGAGGAATTTTTGTCACATCGAACCCAAAACTCAAATATGAATCACACTGAAAATCGGAGTATCCTTCGGGGATATAGTCATTTTGTCTCAatagaaaaatctttaaaacttctACTCAAATACCAAATCCAGGACGACGACATCACATTCGCTAGAGCATCGTGTCATTCTGTGGAGTTCCTCCTTGAAAGTAGACTTTTCTCGTATTGAATAATTGGGCAAACGTAGAGTGAGCTCCTTGAGTATTGTCGTATTCTCTAGGAAGTACCTAATAATCTTCAATTGTGCATCATATCCTCGGATTGGGAATTTGAAATCAATAAACTCGAGAGATGATAGCAAACACTCAGGCATATATGACAAACTGATTTGATTCATCTCCTCGAAAGGCATTTCATCATAAGTACCAAAGCATACCTGAGTAAAGAGATCAGAGGATTCAACACACTAAAAAAGGTACCTTGCTAGTAAAGATGAATAACACTTATTGCGTTGCGCAGACCATTACCAAGATGAGGGATTTCAAATTTGGACAGCTCGTAAGAAAGGTTAGTAACTCTTTCAAATCGGAGTAACGGATAGCTGCACTCAGGCGGGACATATTACCAAACTGAGGCAACGACCCTAATGTCGAGTATTGACAGATGACCTGGaaccaagaaaatataattattgatagAAAAGTGTACATGTCCAATGccataattaacatatataccTTGACAGTGTCTCTACTTATCTTCATATCTTTAACATTCGAAATCTGCGAGACAAAACCGTGGATGCTATTTCTCTTCAAAGAAattgtttcttcatcaaaaaCTGTGAAATCAAAGGAAGTAGAAATATCTAACTTGGCGTCGGGATGCATTTTGTTTATTACAACCAAGCTTTCTGATAAATCATCATTGATGCTCAAAAATCTTAGTAGAGGAGCATCAATCACAACTCCTGAACAAGAAGAATACCTACATTTTCGAATATTTATTTTGAGCTTCTTCAATGACCTAGAGAACACCCGAAAGTGTATTGCATTATCATCAAACACAGATGTGACCATCACTAACTCCTCCAGGACAGGGCAGGATGAGACAAGTCTCTCAAAAATAGCTTCGTTGGGATACGAAATACTTTCTAAGTGTAAAGTCTTCAGACATGGTAGGAAAACAAATTTGGCATTAGCCAAGTCCGCCCGATCAAGTTTTAGAGATACCAGTGTCTCACAGGTATAAGTGCTTGCGGGTAACTCAGGATACCTATTTAGACGACGACAACAAAGGTCTAGATGTTGGACCTTACGCTTAACCGCAGCATCAATCCATGACGTGAGATGTGAGGCATCATTGTCAATAGTTACATTGAGGTTGTCTATACGTGAAACCCTATTGGAATCAAGAAACGTGTCACCGAAACTCATAAAGGCATTGGAATTAGGGAATTTCGACCATGCCAATTCCAAACTAGGAAGCCAAAGCCATAGACTTCTCCATCTGGTGGATATAACGCTAGTCTTTACAGCTTCCTTTAGGGCAAGATGAGAGAGAATGTGACATATCAAAGGATCAGGTAATTGGCTTATTCgatcttcttccttcaatctCTGACTTAACCCTTCCGAAGTAGCCtgtatctctttctctctctcaaccatgtcttttcttctctataacacttttttttcttttcaaaagaaCCAAATCTGCTTACAAAAGTTGAAACAGCAAGTCAAATGAAGGTAACAAGGTAATAGTGACAATATTAATCAGTGTTCAAGTTCCAGtgaagacaatttttaatatccACATCACATTGAAACCCATATATTAACATAAACACTGAGAAAGAGAGACGACGAACCACATTAAGACAACTTAGGGCTTTTGAAGGGTTATAGGAAATAAAGGGATTCTTGCCGGACCTGAGGATCGCGATTTCGCCGACGGGAATAAAATCTGTTGATTGAAGTTTGGAATCGCTCAACACGTATTTAGGGTAAATTTCGATGCGCTTTGCTCTCGATCGACctgactcttttttttctcccctagataattagctttttttttagtattaggAATTTTATGGTTAATATCatttatcctataaagcacaagtcacatgTCCAATCAAATTAAGCCATATTAGatttattttctactttttaaaatcaaaaaaaaaaagtacaacaatcgtgtgaaaaataaattaaaaaaaaagagaaactgattcttttccatttaacaaatttttacTCTTTAAATATCAATTGAATTTTACTATCAcgacagaaaataaaatattttctacaaCTGCCTCTCTCcattatctctattttttcttcacGATCTCTGAGTTTTAACAAAGCGTCACTAATATAATTCtcatttaatcaaaaattcatatTCATACTTTCCTCTAATTGCTTCATCCTCCATTCAAAACTCATATATTCCGAAATCTAGATCAATGGAAAAAGGAGAAAGCGAAGGAGACGAGATTGAGTCAAAAGAAAACGAAGGATAAGAAACTGTTGACAAAAAGGTATGATCCTCACCATGGAGGAACCCATATTCTGATCAGATTTCAGGGTTTCAATATTCTCATGTCTTTCTTTTTACAATTCTTTTATACAACTATGAAATccaattttctttctcaaatttatCTGCAATTGTTCTATTATCTCCAAATTTCTTAcaactttctctctttcttcttaatatGATCTGATAACACATTGCTTCTCCAGCACTAGCTTGAGGGATATGATACTACATCATCGATAAAAATATCTATGTTTTTCATCAATGAACTTGAAAAACTTTCGGCTAAAGGATAATTCATCATcagtgagtatttttttttctttaatctgtttattttcttctttaatctcatATATGTTTTCGTTTTGATATGGTAACACATGAAGATGGATGGGAGGcccatgaaacaaaaaaaatttctccaatCAAAGATCTTTGCACATTCAATCGGTGAGATCCAACTCTTTAATCGatctcaatatcaaaagttttatcATCTTTAGTTACGAATCCATGTCATTGTTAGTTTTACTAATCGTGCCAAATAGAAACCTTTACAATTCAGTTTTTGTGGCTCACTTCTCTGTCATTTTTTCCTTACTAACATACCaatccaaaattcaaaaaaaaaaaaaaaacataccaatCCATTTTCTTATAGATTTTAGGAACAATTGAGTGGCCGTATAATATCTATTTCGTTGTACCACTTTTGGGTTCATGCATATGAAATGATTTATGTATAGTAAGTAACTCATCCTcaaatctttgtttgttttatgggaTTTTGCAGCACGGGTAGGACTTTAATTTCGTCTTTTGTTATGcatgagatgaagaagaccaaatg from Camelina sativa cultivar DH55 chromosome 2, Cs, whole genome shotgun sequence includes the following:
- the LOC104753680 gene encoding putative FBD-associated F-box protein At5g53635 yields the protein MEDRISQLPDPLICQILSHLPTEDIVKTSVLSTRWTTLWLWVTCLELNPREFPDFGSFVKFGDRFFDSNRVSSIENLKLSFLINYSVDDASRFTSWIDAAVKRKVQHLHVHFLPDGGLSMIRKSLYICKTLVSLKIRLVALPNAVFVSLPCLKIMHLGHITYPNESTFERLVSSCSVLEELEIQGSFDSNANVFRVISKSLKKLSIELMFCLRAPGSGFVIDAPRLHSLSIDDNLPESFIITNMDSNVKVVLCFLLGVSDEASISSQQRHRLRSFLPLISKVKDMFIQLETFQVSPL
- the LOC104753684 gene encoding putative FBD-associated F-box protein At5g53635; translation: MVEREKEIQATSEGLSQRLKEEDRISQLPDPLICHILSHLALKEAVKTSVISTRWRSLWLWLPSLELAWSKFPNSNAFMSFGDTFLDSNRVSRIDNLNVTIDNDASHLTSWIDAAVKRKVQHLDLCCRRLNRYPELPASTYTCETLVSLKLDRADLANAKFVFLPCLKTLHLESISYPNEAIFERLVSSCPVLEELVMVTSVFDDNAIHFRVFSRSLKKLKINIRKCRYSSCSGVVIDAPLLRFLSINDDLSESLVVINKMHPDAKLDISTSFDFTVFDEETISLKRNSIHGFVSQISNVKDMKISRDTVKVICQYSTLGSLPQFGNMSRLSAAIRYSDLKELLTFLTSCPNLKSLILVCFGTYDEMPFEEMNQISLSYMPECLLSSLEFIDFKFPIRGYDAQLKIIRYFLENTTILKELTLRLPNYSIREKSTFKEELHRMTRCSSECDVVVLDLVFE